One window of Helicobacter winghamensis ATCC BAA-430 genomic DNA carries:
- a CDS encoding sulfatase-like hydrolase/transferase: MAFLAFVVVIFTFIHYYYFQMYGNKIDIFIFGLKDDDTNAILSIIFADYSVVKILIFSVLFGIFCFWLSAKIMRLELRPIKLPLVLLICLNVVLVYLYVVALRGHFTYNALRASSYEFSTTKAFNEISTNPVMAFLWAHKEYKESLELPKIPSGAIESLEQKLFSIFDTTKNHKNHAKYHIYVNLMESFGLNILEFSNEKHNFLGRLQRHFEGDFLWRRFLSSGNSTIESLNQLAFLSPNLVSNGLYQKQVLSFTPLQLYKNAGYEIIFVYSGNASWYNLGNYFKLQGADRVIDENSLMQEFPHSRATKHKYGIADEFMYEKIYSLFKNAKSQL; this comes from the coding sequence GTGGCTTTCTTAGCCTTTGTTGTTGTTATTTTTACCTTTATTCATTATTACTATTTTCAAATGTATGGGAATAAGATTGATATTTTTATCTTTGGTTTAAAAGATGATGATACAAACGCTATTCTCTCTATCATATTTGCCGATTACTCTGTTGTTAAGATTTTAATTTTTTCTGTGCTTTTTGGTATTTTTTGTTTTTGGCTTAGTGCTAAAATAATGCGCCTTGAGCTTCGTCCTATCAAGCTTCCTTTAGTTTTGCTTATTTGCTTAAATGTTGTGCTAGTTTATCTTTATGTTGTGGCTTTACGGGGACATTTTACTTACAACGCCCTAAGGGCTTCTAGTTATGAATTCAGCACTACAAAGGCTTTTAATGAAATTTCAACAAATCCTGTGATGGCTTTTTTATGGGCACATAAAGAATACAAGGAAAGCTTGGAGCTACCAAAAATCCCTTCGGGTGCGATTGAGAGTTTAGAGCAAAAACTTTTTAGCATTTTTGATACAACTAAAAACCACAAAAATCACGCCAAGTATCATATTTATGTCAATCTTATGGAGAGTTTTGGTTTAAATATTTTGGAATTTAGCAATGAAAAGCATAATTTTCTAGGAAGATTACAAAGACATTTTGAAGGGGATTTTCTTTGGAGGCGATTTTTATCTTCGGGAAACTCTACAATTGAAAGTTTAAATCAGCTAGCGTTTTTAAGCCCAAATCTTGTTTCTAATGGCTTGTATCAAAAGCAAGTTTTAAGCTTCACACCTTTACAGCTTTATAAAAATGCGGGGTATGAGATTATTTTTGTGTATAGTGGTAACGCTTCGTGGTATAACTTGGGCAATTATTTCAAGCTTCAAGGTGCTGATAGAGTCATTGATGAAAACAGCTTAATGCAGGAGTTTCCGCACTCTAGGGCTACAAAGCATAAATATGGAATCGCTGATGAGTTTATGTATGAAAAAATTTATTCCCTGTTTAAAAATGCTAAAAGCCAACTTTAG
- a CDS encoding non-canonical purine NTP pyrophosphatase — protein MRLILATSNADKIREIKEIYSPLCKELDLEILAWDRLITPFDIIENGESFKENALIKSRAVFNALNGILSPNDIVLSDDSGICVDALCGKPGIHSARYSGGNAVDNLNLLCAEVAKLPSKTSKAHYCACIGISSVQGDFSAHGFMYGNVISVPRGNNGFGYDPMFIPQGFNKTLAELSSNEKNAISHRTQALTHASYILRVLSRLFSA, from the coding sequence ATGCGCTTAATTTTGGCAACTTCAAATGCAGATAAAATTAGAGAAATTAAAGAAATTTATAGCCCCTTATGCAAAGAATTAGACTTAGAGATTCTAGCGTGGGATAGACTAATAACACCCTTTGATATTATAGAAAATGGAGAGAGTTTTAAGGAAAATGCACTGATTAAATCTAGGGCAGTTTTTAACGCGCTAAATGGCATTTTAAGCCCTAACGATATTGTGCTATCTGATGATAGTGGGATTTGTGTTGATGCGCTTTGTGGCAAGCCTGGAATCCATAGTGCAAGATATAGCGGTGGTAATGCGGTGGATAATCTAAACTTGCTTTGCGCTGAAGTTGCAAAACTTCCCAGTAAAACTTCAAAAGCGCATTATTGCGCGTGCATTGGAATCTCTAGTGTGCAAGGGGATTTTAGCGCGCACGGCTTTATGTATGGGAATGTAATTAGTGTGCCAAGGGGGAATAATGGCTTTGGCTATGATCCTATGTTTATTCCACAAGGCTTTAACAAAACTCTAGCTGAACTTAGCAGTAATGAAAAAAATGCAATCTCACACCGCACACAAGCTTTAACACACGCAAGCTATATTTTGCGTGTGTTATCAAGGCTATTCTCCGCCTAA